One part of the Sciurus carolinensis chromosome 4, mSciCar1.2, whole genome shotgun sequence genome encodes these proteins:
- the Klrg1 gene encoding killer cell lectin-like receptor subfamily G member 1 isoform X1, with translation MTDSAIYSVLELPTTTQVQNDYRPQQKAPSRPSLACLVAIALGLLNAILTSLLLYQWILCQGSNYFTCASCPSCPDLWMRHGNHCYYFSMKKRDWNSSLHFCLAKHSDLLMIMDNQEMSLLKDFISQDFHWIGLRNNSGWRWEDGSALNLSRVLSNSWVQMCGAINKDGLQASSCEVPLQFICKKVRH, from the exons ATGACTGACAGTGCTATTTATTCCGTGTTAGAATTACCTACCACAACCCAAGTCCAGAATGACTACAGACCCCAGCAAAAAG CTCCTTCCAGGCCTTCTCTTGCTTGCCTTGTGGCCATAGCTCTGGGGCTTCTGAATGCAATTCTTACAAGTTTGCTGCTATACCAATGGATTCTGTGCCAG GGGTCCAACTACTTCACTTGCGCCAGCTGTCCTAGCTGCCCAGATCTCTGGATGAGACATGGTAaccattgttattatttttcaatgaagaaaagGGACTGGAATTCTAGTCTGCACTTCTGCTTAGCCAAACACTCAGATCTCCTGATGATAATGGACAACCAGGAAATG AGCCTGCTTAAAGATTTCATCAGTCAGGATTTTCACTGGATTGGTCTGAGGAATAATTCTGGCTGGAGGTGGGAAGATGGATCAGCTTTAAACTTGTCAAG GGTTCTTTCTAATAGCTGGGTGCAGATGTGTGGTGCCATCAACAAAGACGGTCTTCAAGCTTCCAGCTGTGAAGTTCCTTTGCAGTTCATCTGTAAGAAGGTCAGACATTGA
- the Klrg1 gene encoding killer cell lectin-like receptor subfamily G member 1 isoform X2, with translation MTDSAIYSVLELPTTTQVQNDYRPQQKAPSRPSLACLVAIALGLLNAILTSLLLYQWILCQGSNYFTCASCPSCPDLWMRHGNHCYYFSMKKRDWNSSLHFCLAKHSDLLMIMDNQEMSLLKDFISQDFHWIGLRNNSGWRWEDGSALNLSRVLSNSWVQMCGAINKDGLQASSCEVPLQFICKKE, from the exons ATGACTGACAGTGCTATTTATTCCGTGTTAGAATTACCTACCACAACCCAAGTCCAGAATGACTACAGACCCCAGCAAAAAG CTCCTTCCAGGCCTTCTCTTGCTTGCCTTGTGGCCATAGCTCTGGGGCTTCTGAATGCAATTCTTACAAGTTTGCTGCTATACCAATGGATTCTGTGCCAG GGGTCCAACTACTTCACTTGCGCCAGCTGTCCTAGCTGCCCAGATCTCTGGATGAGACATGGTAaccattgttattatttttcaatgaagaaaagGGACTGGAATTCTAGTCTGCACTTCTGCTTAGCCAAACACTCAGATCTCCTGATGATAATGGACAACCAGGAAATG AGCCTGCTTAAAGATTTCATCAGTCAGGATTTTCACTGGATTGGTCTGAGGAATAATTCTGGCTGGAGGTGGGAAGATGGATCAGCTTTAAACTTGTCAAG GGTTCTTTCTAATAGCTGGGTGCAGATGTGTGGTGCCATCAACAAAGACGGTCTTCAAGCTTCCAGCTGTGAAGTTCCTTTGCAGTTCATCTGTAAGAAG